Within Deltaproteobacteria bacterium, the genomic segment AAAGCTTAACCTCTAACCTTCAGAGACCTCGGAGAGGATTTTGTCCACGTCCAGACCGATCGGAAAGGCTCCGACGGTGGTCACGCTATCCTGATGGAAAATTTCATAAAATCGCCCATATTATTGGAACCTATCCTTAAGCATCTTTGAACAATCTTGAGGGCAACCAGCGGGAGGCGGATCCATGACCAACCGTGTTTTCCGGGATCCGCCGGCCCGGAGGTGGAATGTGTCGGTCTTAGGGAGAACTCCCTTCTTCTTGTTCGCCGTCCCTCCCTCGACTCCCCTGCTCCCTGATTTCCGCCCTCACTCTGGGTAAAGCTTCGGGGATATTTTCCTGTAAGAAATGAATGAGTTTTTCTCTCACCTCGCAGCGCAAATCCCAGGCGCTCGATGAATCCGCAGCACTCGTGAGCGCGCGCAACTCTATGGTTCGCTCCGTCGCATCAGTCACCTGAAGGGCGCAGACCCGACCGTCCCATTGTTTCGAATTTTGGACGATGCGTTGAAGTTCCTCTCTGACCGCCTGAATAGGCGTCGAATAATCAACATGAATAAAGACCGTAGCCAACAGGTCGGCCGATGTCCGTGTCCAGTTCTCGAACGGTCTTTCTATCACGTCCGTCATGAACCCTCGATCGGTGAATCCGTTGATTCACCTCCGTGATTTTGGCATTTCATGAAAACCACTCCGAGCGGAGGAAGCGTCAGGTTCAGGGAAAAGGGAAGGCCATGAAAGGATATGGGAGAGGCCTCGATGCCTCCCAGATTGCCTTGCCCGCTTCCCCCGTAGTCCTTGGCGTCACTGTTTAGGGCTTCGCCCCAGAATCCGCCTTTGGGAGCGCCTACGCGGTAATTGTGGCGGGGAACGGGTGTAAAATTGAAGGCAATAACCAGGACGTCTTCTCCTGAACGGCCCATACGCATCATGCTGAGCGTGCTCTGCTGCGAGTCGTTGCAATCGATCCACTGAAATCCCGAAGGATTGAAATCCAACTCGTGGAGGGCAGGTTCGGTCGTGTAGATGCGGTTCAGATCCTCGACCCATCGCTGAACGCCCCTGTGAAAGGGCTGATCGAGCAAGCTCCAGTCCAAGCCCGTCTCATGATACCATTCGTCCCATACGCCGAACTCGCCGCCCATGAACAGCAGCTTTTTGGCCGGCTGGGCATACATGTATCCGAACAGCAGCCGCAGATTGGCGAACTTCCGCCATTCATCTCCGGGCATTTTCCGCAAAAGGGAGCCTTTGCCGTAGACCACCTCATCATGCGAGAGGGGGAGAACGAAGTTTTCTTGAAAGGCGTAAATCATGCGGAAAGTCAATTTGTTGTGGTGATAGGTTCGGTAAATGGGGTCCTTTGGCATGTATTCCAACGTGTCGTGCATCCAGCCCATGTCCCACTTCATCCCGAAACCGAGGCCGCCCACATAATTGGGCCGCGATACCATGGGCCAGGCTGTGGACTCCTCTGCCATGGTTTGAACATCCGGAAAGCTCTTGTATACCTCTTCGTTAAAGCGCCGTAAGANNNNNNNNNNNNNNNNNNNNNNNNNNNNNNNNNNNNNNNNNNNTGGCCTCCAGGCTTTCTTTGCCCCCGTGTATATTGGGAACCCAGTCCCCATCCTTGCGACCGTAATCCAGGTAGAGCATGGAGGCCACGGCGTCCACCCTCAGGCCGTCCGCGTGGTATCGGTCCAGCCAGAACAGCGCGCTGCTGATCAGAAAGCTTCGCACCTCGTTTCGTCCGTAATTGAAGATCAGGCTGTCCCAATCCGGGTGAATCCTTTGCTTGGGCTCCGAGTGCTCGAAGAGATAGGTGCCGTCAAAATAACCGAGGGAATGTTCATCACTGGGGAAATGGGAAGGGACCCAGTCCAGAATGACGCCCACGCCTTCCTGGTGCAGCCTGTCGACCAGGAACATAAAATCCTGGGGGGCGCCATAACGACTGGTGGGCGCAAAGAAGCTGCTCATCTGGTATCCCCACGAGCCATAGAAAGGGTGCTCCATTATGGGCAAGAATTCCACGTGGGTGAAACCCATGTTCTTCACATACTTAGGCAGTTTGAGCGCAAGCTCCCTGTAAGTTAAGGGTCTTCCACCCCCTTCGGACGATCGCATCCAGGAACCCAGATGCACTTCGTATATGGCTATGGGGGCATCCAGGGCATTGCGTTCTCGTCGACTCTGCATCCATGGCCCGTCTTCCCATGCATAGTTGAGGTTCCACACAATGGAACCGGTGTTGGGAGAAATTTCGTTGTAAAAAGCGAAAGGATCGGCCTTG encodes:
- a CDS encoding mechanosensitive ion channel, encoding MTDVIERPFENWTRTSADLLATVFIHVDYSTPIQAVREELQRIVQNSKQWDGRVCALQVTDATERTIELRALTSAADSSSAWDLRCEVREKLIHFLQENIPEALPRVRAEIREQGSRGRDGEQEEGSSP